The Candidatus Paceibacterota bacterium genomic interval TAAAAACTTCAATATCGCTCCCAAGAAAGCAAAGGTTTTTAACCGTAAAGCAATTTAAATTATTCACTCCTATAAGTTTATTTTATTTGTATGGCTCAAAAAATTAATCCACAAGGCTTAAGAATTGGTATCAATAAAAACTGGACATCGCGCTGGTTTGATTGGAATAATTATGCCCAAAACCTGGAGGGAGACTATCTTATTAGAAAACTTATCCTCCAGAAACTCAAGGATAGCAAGATAGAATCTATTGAAATAGAACGCAGTACCCATGCGATAAAAATTACTATTCATTGCGCCCGACCGGGCCTGATTATTGGCCGCGGTGGCACGGGCATTGATACTTTACGGAAGGAAATCGATGAAACTGTCAGAAAATCATATTCTTTATATGCTCATCGCAAGTCGTCTGCTAAGAAAAACTTGTTAGCCGATCTTAAGAAAATACAATACCCCAAAGTGAATCTTAGTATCGAAGAGGTTCCTCAAGTAGAGACTTCGGCAGCCATAGTAGCGCAAAATGTAGCAGAAGAGTTAGAAAGAAGGATTCCTTTTAGAAGAGTGATTAAACAAGCTCTAGCCAAGATAGTGCAACACAAGGAAGTTTTGGGCGCAAAAATTACTGTTAGCGGTCGTTTAAATGGAGCAGAAATTGCTCGCGATGAAACCGTAAAAGAGGGGCGCCTACCATTGAATACGTTAAGGGCCAATATTGATTTTGCTATGGCCAGGGCTCATTGTACTTATGGCACTATCGGTATTAAGGTTTGGATATATAAAGGGGATATTTTTGACAATAAAAAGCAACCAAAAGCTTAAATTCTGAATAAAATTTAGTATGCTTATACCTAAAAAAGTCAAACATAGAAAGTGGAATAAGGGCCGCGCTCGGGGCAGAATTAATGATTCTCGCGGTAATTCTATTTCCTTCGGTACTTATGCTCTAGCAGCTTCTGAGCCTGCTTGGGTGAAAACAAATCAGATAGAATCTGCTCGGAGAGCTATCATCAGGCTCCTAGGCAAGACTGGCAAGCTTTGGATCAGAGTGGTGACTGACAAGCCAGTAACTAAAAAGCCGCCCGAAGTTACTTT includes:
- the rpsC gene encoding 30S ribosomal protein S3; amino-acid sequence: MAQKINPQGLRIGINKNWTSRWFDWNNYAQNLEGDYLIRKLILQKLKDSKIESIEIERSTHAIKITIHCARPGLIIGRGGTGIDTLRKEIDETVRKSYSLYAHRKSSAKKNLLADLKKIQYPKVNLSIEEVPQVETSAAIVAQNVAEELERRIPFRRVIKQALAKIVQHKEVLGAKITVSGRLNGAEIARDETVKEGRLPLNTLRANIDFAMARAHCTYGTIGIKVWIYKGDIFDNKKQPKA
- the rplP gene encoding 50S ribosomal protein L16, translated to MLIPKKVKHRKWNKGRARGRINDSRGNSISFGTYALAASEPAWVKTNQIESARRAIIRLLGKTGKLWIRVVTDKPVTKKPPEVTLGMGKGNVEYYVTVVKPGRIIFELDGVTETTAREAFRLAASKLPMKTKFIINK